A single Leguminivora glycinivorella isolate SPB_JAAS2020 chromosome 25, LegGlyc_1.1, whole genome shotgun sequence DNA region contains:
- the LOC125239490 gene encoding uncharacterized protein K02A2.6-like, with product MIGISTTVLSSRYAQVFEDGLGCYTGEPVGFRLREGATPVFMRARPLAFALREPVDRALDQLVSDGIITPVECSDWATPIVPVVKSDGSIRICADYKLTLNKWLEIDRYPLPRIDDLLVKLNGGDKFSKIDLSQAYAQFPLDDTKKFTTINTHKGLFQYNRLVYGLASSPGIFQRKLEQMFADLPTVGVYLDDVIITAKNDDDHLKILCQVFDRLLKYGLKIKKEKCTFFADSVTYLGFVISREGVSACSSKVEVINKMSSPQNVSELRSFLGMIMYYAKFVKNLSTILSPLYELLKKDVRFVWSKACQAAFEEIKRKLQSSEVLAHYSSELPLVLTTDASSTGVAAVIAHRTPAGERPVAYASRVLSSAERHYSQIEKEALAIIYGVQKFHQYLYGRKFLLKTDHKPLVTIFGDKAGIPTMAASRLQRWAVIMSGYHFDIEYVRSEDNGADALSRLITGSDRKVRSEITYLNYVQNFLPITSTDIKKATSKDPILVKVMMYIASGWPAYCDDENLKPYHTRRNELYMEAGCILWGYRIIVPSVFQSKILQELHVGHVGMVKMKSTARSYVWWPGIDAAVERVCRECAACVAESSAPPRAPPKPWPYITEPWTRLHVDFLGPIENESFFVIVDSTTKWIEIFRMPRTTTSSVIKVLCETFSRFGLPRSIVSDNGPQFCSAQYDQFLQSNGIKKILTPTYHPASNGAAENAVKLCKKAIKKAKREGWIST from the exons ATGATTGGGATATCGACGACAGTGTTGAG TTCCAGATACGCGCAGGTTTTTGAAGACGGGCTGGGGTGCTACACGGGCGAGCCGGTGGGTTTTCGGCTGCGAGAAGGCGCGACGCCCGTGTTCATGCGCGCGCGCCCCCTGGCGTTCGCGCTGCGCGAGCCGGTCGACCGCGCGCTGGACCAGCTGGTGAGTGACGGCATCATCACCCCGGTCGAGTGCTCGGACTGGGCCACGCCAATTGTACCAGTAGTCAAGTCGGACGGCTCCATACGTATCTGTgctgattataaactaacgctCAACAAATGGTTAGAAATAGATAGGTACCCTCTGCCTAGGATAGATGACTTGTTAGTGAAATTAAATGGTGGggacaaattttcaaaaattgatTTAAGTCAGGCTTATGCGCAATTTCCGTTGGACGATACCAAGAAATTTACGACAATTAATACCCATAAAGGCCTGTTTCAGTACAATCGCCTGGTATATGGCCTCGCTTCAAGCCCTGGTATCTTTCAACGCAAGCTGGAACAAATGTTTGCTGACTTACCCACGGTCGGGGTCTACCTTGATGATGTGATCATAACGGCGAAAAACGACGACgatcatttaaaaatactttgtcAGGTTTTTGACAGATTACTAAAGTACGgtctgaaaataaaaaaagaaaaatgcaCTTTTTTTGCGGATTCGGTCACTTATTTAGGTTTTGTCATTTCAAGGGAAGGAGTGTCAGCATGCTCAAGTAAAGTTGAAGTCATAAATAAAATGTCAAGTCCACAGAATGTTTCAGAGCTGCGATCATTTCTTGGAATGATAATGTATTACGCaaaatttgttaaaaatttaAGCACGATACTGTCCCCTCTGTATGAATTATTAAAGAAAGATGTCAGGTTTGTATGGAGTAAAGCTTGTCAGGCCGCATTTGAAGAAATTAAGAGGAAGTTGCAGTCAAGTGAGGTACTGGCGCATTACTCGAGCGAGCTGCCGCTGGTGCTGACGACGGACGCGAGCAGCACGGGTGTGGCGGCCGTGATCGCGCACCGCACGCCGGCCGGCGAGCGCCCGGTCGCCTACGCGAGTCGGGTACTGAGCTCCGCCGAGCGACACTACTCGCAGATCGAGAAAGAGGCGCTGGCGATTATATATGGTGTTCAAAAATTTCACCAATACTTATATGGCAGGAAATTCCTTTTGAAGACTGATCACAAACCACTGGTAACCATTTTTGGAGACAAAGCCGGTATACCTACTATGGCTGCGAGTCGGTTACAGAGATGGGCGGTGATCATGTCTGGGTATCATTTTGATATAGAATATGTTAGGAGTGAAGATAATGGAGCGGACGCATTGTCGCGATTGATTACCGGGTCTGACAGAAAGGTACGATCGGAGATAACATATCTTAATTATGTACAAAACTTTTTACCTATAACTAGTACTGATATTAAAAAAGCAACCAGCAAAGATCCGATTTTAGTAAAAGTTATGATGTATATTGCTTCAGGATGGCCTGCTTACTGTGATGATGAAAACCTTAAACCTTATCACACTCGTAGAAATGAGTTGTACATGGAGGCCGGGTGTATATTATGGGGTTATAGGATAATAGTGCCGTCTGTTTTTCAAAGCAAAATTTTACAAGAGCTGCATGTGGGACATGTGGGCATGGTGAAGATGAAGAGCACGGCCCGCAGCTACGTGTGGTGGCCCGGCATCGACGCGGCCGTGGAGCGCGTGTGCCGCGAGTGCGCCGCGTGCGTGGCCGAGAGCAGCGCGCCGCCCCGGGCGCCTCCCAAGCCGTGGCCGTACATTACAGAACCATGGACGCGTCTACATGTCGACTTTTTAGGCCCTATCGAGAACGAATCGTTTTTTGTTATCGTAGATTCGACTACAAAATGGATCGAAATTTTCCGAATGCCAAGAACGACGACGTCATCGGTCATTAAAGTTTTGTGTGAAACTTTTTCTAGATTCGGTTTGCCAAGGTCGATAGTTTCTGATAATGGTCCTCAATTTTGTAGCGCACAATATGATCAATTTTTACAATCAaatggaattaaaaaaatactgacaCCGACATATCATCCAGCGTCAAACGGTGCCGCTGAGAACGCCGTTAAGCTTTGTAAGAAGGCAATCAAGAAGGCAAAGCGAGAGGGGTGGATATCGACTTAG